GCTACTAAAACGTGAGGAGAATTTTATGTTAGGATATGCGCGGATTGCTACAATCGTTATGATTTGTTTAGTGTACGCAAATCATGTTTCACGTGAAACAGCAAATTTACAAATTTTTGTCGGTACTGCACTTTTTATTTATATTGTGAATCATATTTTGCTTGTAAAAGTAAAAGGGAGTAGGCAACTTGTTTTTTATACACTGTTAGCGAATGGAATTGTCACAGCTTTATTAGGCTTTTTATTTCCCGAGACATGTTTATATTTAATTATATTTGGAATTGATGCGGTAGGATTATTTATTCATGATTGGCGTAAAAGTATGACTTATTTTTTTATCGCTTTTTTCTTTCTTTGTTGGCTTATAAATATACTACACGCGTATCAACATACAGGGATTGTGGAGTTTGAGAATAATGCAATTAACTTTATGTTTATTCTTTTCAGTGCTTTAGCTGGAAATTTAATAAAAAAACTTACAGCCGCTCGTCAAATAGTAGATGAGCAATATGGAAAATTAGCATTATCACATACGGCCTTAAAAGAAGCACATGAACAATTACAGTTGTATGCAAAAGAAGTGGAGGAATTAACTGTTGTTCGGGAGAGAAATGATATTGCCCGAGAAATTCATGATACAGTTGGTCATAATATGACAGCTTTACTCGTTCAGTTGCAACTGGCGGAGGCTTTATGGAAACAAAAATCGGACGCCACGGAAGAGGTTTTACATACATGTCATGAGCTAGCTAGAAAATCACTTCAAGAAGTAAGAGCTTCTGTGCACGCTCTAAAAGAGGAAAGTAAATTAGGAAACATAATAGAAAATATGCGTGAAATGTTACATGAATATTCTAAAGCGACGAAAGTACAAGTGTCTTTTCAATTACAAGGGGATCCAGTTACGATTCCGCTGTCACTACAGCCTACATTACTCCGTATTATGCAAGAGTCTTTAACAAATGCAAAGCGTCACGGAAAAGCCAGTTTATGTGAAGTAAGTTTAGTTTGTTCAGTGGAACAAGTTACGTTATGTATTTCGGATAATGGTATAGGAGTTAATGAAGTA
The DNA window shown above is from Bacillus clarus and carries:
- a CDS encoding sensor histidine kinase, giving the protein MLGYARIATIVMICLVYANHVSRETANLQIFVGTALFIYIVNHILLVKVKGSRQLVFYTLLANGIVTALLGFLFPETCLYLIIFGIDAVGLFIHDWRKSMTYFFIAFFFLCWLINILHAYQHTGIVEFENNAINFMFILFSALAGNLIKKLTAARQIVDEQYGKLALSHTALKEAHEQLQLYAKEVEELTVVRERNDIAREIHDTVGHNMTALLVQLQLAEALWKQKSDATEEVLHTCHELARKSLQEVRASVHALKEESKLGNIIENMREMLHEYSKATKVQVSFQLQGDPVTIPLSLQPTLLRIMQESLTNAKRHGKASLCEVSLVCSVEQVTLCISDNGIGVNEVSPGFGLLNMKERVEEHGGIIQFESEIERGFRLKVEFPLREKTWVIGGAV